Proteins found in one Candidatus Neomarinimicrobiota bacterium genomic segment:
- a CDS encoding amidohydrolase family protein — MKRRDFLKSLSLFFAHSAVPLIRPLGATGSVVGQTASVCDIHIHLLGTSETNDCFVSREYAKSLVYRASSLFIDIDQSGSPEERDTKYVARLKQLFDESDQHRYGVLLAMDGVYDAAGNLNKEDTPFYVSNDYLLSVCAEKEEFVPGASVNPHRKDALDELAKVAEQGAVLVKWIPNSQNIDPSDDRLIPFYRRLRELNLPLLSHSGTEHTVSSVDQSYGDPARLRTALEEGVKVIVAHCAAGGGDRDGSYFYRFIDLLGDYANLHGDISGLGMLHHQRRMRYLLDHPALFERMYYGSDFPLLSFPFTSPYYFLGRLPLSKAWRILEVDNILLRDAAKLQALDVPPSCLARGMNLISETT; from the coding sequence GTGAAACGCCGCGACTTCCTCAAATCCCTCTCACTGTTTTTTGCCCATAGCGCCGTTCCTCTCATCCGACCGCTGGGGGCGACCGGTTCTGTTGTAGGACAGACTGCTTCTGTCTGTGATATTCATATTCATCTCTTGGGTACAAGCGAAACAAATGATTGTTTTGTCAGCCGGGAATATGCCAAGTCTCTTGTCTACAGAGCATCATCGCTTTTTATCGATATCGATCAATCCGGTTCACCGGAAGAACGTGACACTAAATATGTTGCCCGTCTGAAGCAGCTGTTCGATGAATCTGATCAGCATCGGTACGGGGTTTTGCTGGCTATGGATGGGGTTTATGACGCAGCAGGCAATCTTAATAAGGAAGATACACCGTTTTATGTGTCTAACGACTATCTCCTTTCAGTCTGTGCTGAAAAGGAAGAATTCGTGCCCGGTGCTTCGGTCAATCCTCACAGAAAGGATGCCCTCGACGAACTGGCAAAAGTGGCAGAACAGGGTGCTGTCCTTGTGAAGTGGATTCCCAACAGTCAGAACATCGATCCTTCTGATGACCGACTTATTCCATTCTATCGCCGCTTGCGGGAGCTGAATCTCCCCCTGTTGTCACACAGCGGTACGGAGCATACAGTTTCCTCTGTGGATCAGTCGTATGGCGATCCGGCACGATTGCGGACGGCGCTGGAAGAGGGTGTAAAAGTGATTGTGGCGCACTGCGCTGCGGGAGGGGGAGATAGAGATGGTTCGTACTTCTACCGCTTCATCGATCTGCTTGGAGATTATGCAAACTTGCATGGAGATATTTCGGGATTGGGGATGCTTCATCACCAGCGGCGAATGCGTTATCTGCTGGATCATCCTGCGCTTTTTGAAAGGATGTACTACGGCAGCGACTTTCCGCTGCTCTCTTTCCCGTTCACGAGTCCTTACTACTTTTTAGGCAGACTGCCTCTGAGTAAAGCATGGAGAATCCTGGAGGTCGATAATATTCTCTTGCGTGATGCGGCTAAACTACAGGCACTTGACGTTCCGCCTTCCTGCCTCGCGAGGGGAATGAATCTGATCTCAGAGACGACATGA
- a CDS encoding DUF2231 domain-containing protein, giving the protein MAGLHPQLTHFPIALIMTACLFQAVLVFKRSWMCRSTPLWLLGFSLVLTLGATLSGEDAVNLAQQETDIPAAAGKVMEQHETYADVTFWGTLIVFFGWLWLFLKNPVDRRLDVAALLCLLLLSISVGITGYLGGKLVMTHGVGVGLL; this is encoded by the coding sequence ATGGCCGGTTTGCATCCGCAGCTAACGCACTTCCCCATCGCCCTGATTATGACAGCGTGTCTATTTCAAGCCGTCCTCGTCTTCAAGCGCTCCTGGATGTGTCGATCAACACCGCTATGGCTGTTAGGCTTTTCCCTTGTCCTGACTCTCGGAGCCACACTCTCTGGCGAAGATGCAGTAAACCTTGCCCAGCAGGAGACTGATATTCCGGCGGCCGCCGGAAAAGTCATGGAACAGCACGAAACATACGCGGACGTGACTTTCTGGGGGACGCTCATCGTTTTCTTCGGCTGGCTGTGGCTGTTCCTCAAGAATCCTGTTGATCGGCGCCTGGATGTTGCAGCACTTCTCTGCCTTCTTCTTCTCTCCATCTCGGTCGGCATCACAGGGTACCTAGGCGGCAAACTGGTCATGACCCACGGCGTTGGTGTGGGACTTCTGTGA
- a CDS encoding BamA/TamA family outer membrane protein: MKHDLRLISVLAGFWFILPATIMGEVCNLVSEIEVTGHRKTKEYIIRREIQHPVNIPLDSTLVEEDRDRIENLGIFSIVSWQMVPNEDGSCTLSYSVIETLGIIPGAMPIYSEDRGWSLSGGVLIKNFRGRNENLNLGGSIGAFKTFGLEFLDPWIIGDHISLSIQTGRAIFSHPFLEYDIETISFEANVGRYFGYERRVSVGFELESKSFQGENEILDYTYIAPQGTFIYDTRDIYTDPSNGMLFIENLYAVLDFEGDQNNFLKWFQSYSFYHTLIPGLKKLTAGINLKGMLSFGNLHDVWVSYLGGGLSVRGWRVPERKIYRDESMAFRFGHHWIVTSAELRQTIIPRSITPIDTEYGLIAAVFADVGMMSTSIKTLFDQSPMAGIGVGVRIPWPIAGIIRLDYGWAFREGKFMERSFHLAVGQKF; encoded by the coding sequence ATGAAGCACGATCTGCGGTTGATCTCCGTCCTAGCTGGATTCTGGTTTATCTTGCCGGCGACAATCATGGGTGAAGTGTGTAATCTAGTCTCTGAAATTGAGGTGACCGGCCATCGTAAGACGAAGGAGTACATCATCCGGCGCGAAATACAGCATCCTGTAAATATCCCGCTGGACAGTACGCTAGTGGAAGAAGACAGGGATCGGATAGAGAATCTTGGCATCTTCAGCATCGTCAGCTGGCAGATGGTTCCGAATGAAGACGGATCGTGTACTCTCAGCTACAGCGTAATCGAGACATTGGGGATTATTCCCGGTGCTATGCCTATCTACTCGGAAGATAGAGGGTGGTCGCTTTCCGGCGGTGTCCTGATCAAGAACTTTCGCGGCAGGAACGAAAACCTGAATCTTGGTGGGAGCATCGGAGCTTTCAAGACGTTTGGCTTAGAGTTTCTCGACCCGTGGATAATCGGTGACCACATTTCATTAAGCATCCAGACTGGTCGCGCCATTTTTTCACATCCGTTTCTTGAATACGACATAGAGACAATTTCATTTGAAGCAAATGTGGGGCGCTACTTTGGTTATGAGAGGAGGGTGAGTGTTGGGTTTGAGCTAGAGAGTAAGTCTTTTCAGGGAGAAAATGAGATATTAGACTATACCTATATCGCGCCCCAGGGGACATTCATATACGACACGCGTGACATCTATACCGATCCCAGCAACGGCATGCTGTTTATCGAAAACTTATATGCGGTGCTCGATTTTGAGGGGGATCAAAATAATTTTCTGAAGTGGTTTCAATCGTATAGCTTTTACCATACCCTGATCCCGGGTCTGAAAAAGCTGACGGCCGGAATAAACCTGAAGGGGATGCTCTCCTTCGGAAACTTGCACGATGTGTGGGTGAGCTATCTCGGTGGCGGTCTGAGTGTGAGAGGCTGGCGTGTCCCTGAACGCAAAATTTACCGTGATGAATCGATGGCGTTCAGATTTGGCCATCACTGGATTGTCACCTCTGCGGAGCTCCGTCAGACCATTATTCCGAGATCAATCACACCCATAGACACGGAGTACGGACTTATCGCCGCAGTTTTCGCAGATGTGGGGATGATGTCCACCTCCATCAAGACACTGTTTGATCAATCTCCCATGGCCGGCATCGGTGTCGGTGTGCGCATCCCGTGGCCTATAGCCGGTATCATCCGACTCGACTATGGCTGGGCCTTCAGAGAGGGGAAGTTTATGGAAAGAAGTTTTCATTTGGCTGTCGGACAGAAGTTCTAA
- a CDS encoding NAD-dependent epimerase/dehydratase family protein — protein sequence MAILITGSSGYIGTELCRRYELDETVEDIVGLDVVPPKEDFSKLVFYQRNCNSDLIDIFQNHQIQTVIHLVFALNPTHDSKKMFEINVGSLENVMSHVDQFGVRRLVVTSSATAYGAHSDNPPRLTEDNAIRGNEGFQYSRDKATVESRLADFQNSHSDVDVIIARLAIVCGPHINNFVSRYVSKPLVPLVKDADVEMQYIHEEDVADALYVMAAEAPAGAYNLGPPETISDENAVAEMGGRVLRLGPRLIRWLTALAWSLRLKFLTEAPSSMIDFIEFPWVVDGSRIERETSFRYRYSSSDAIRAFAQKRQEA from the coding sequence ATGGCTATTCTCATCACAGGATCGTCAGGTTACATCGGCACCGAATTGTGCCGCAGATATGAACTTGATGAAACGGTGGAGGATATTGTCGGCCTCGATGTCGTTCCTCCTAAAGAAGACTTCTCCAAGCTCGTTTTCTATCAGAGAAACTGTAACAGTGATCTGATCGATATTTTTCAGAACCATCAGATTCAGACGGTAATCCATCTCGTCTTTGCACTGAATCCCACACACGACTCAAAGAAGATGTTCGAAATAAATGTAGGCTCTCTGGAGAATGTCATGAGTCATGTGGACCAGTTTGGCGTGCGGCGATTGGTGGTGACCAGTTCGGCCACGGCCTATGGCGCTCATTCGGATAATCCTCCACGGCTAACGGAAGATAACGCAATCAGAGGCAATGAAGGATTTCAATACTCTCGCGATAAAGCCACTGTCGAGAGCCGGCTCGCCGATTTCCAGAATTCCCATTCTGATGTGGATGTAATCATCGCACGGCTCGCTATCGTATGCGGCCCACACATCAACAACTTTGTTTCACGGTATGTGAGTAAGCCGCTGGTTCCGTTGGTGAAAGATGCCGATGTAGAGATGCAGTACATTCATGAAGAAGATGTGGCTGATGCTCTGTACGTCATGGCTGCCGAAGCACCTGCCGGTGCGTACAATCTCGGTCCGCCTGAAACCATCTCCGATGAAAACGCCGTAGCAGAGATGGGAGGGCGAGTTCTCAGGTTGGGGCCGCGCTTAATACGATGGCTTACCGCACTGGCTTGGAGCTTAAGACTTAAGTTTCTGACGGAGGCGCCGAGTTCAATGATCGATTTTATCGAATTTCCGTGGGTGGTGGACGGCAGTAGAATTGAAAGGGAGACAAGTTTTCGCTATCGGTATTCCTCCTCTGACGCCATTCGGGCCTTCGCTCAGAAACGGCAGGAAGCGTAG
- a CDS encoding dipeptidase, translated as MKESELAVQTVARFAAENHDGFLEELKDLIRIPSISSSTEHKGDVERCAQFTKKIMLEIGLEKAEIWETDGHPIVYGEWLGVSGKPTVLIYGHYDVQPVDPLDLWETPPFEPSVRNGKMYGRGSVDDKGQVHVHLKAVESWLKEAGALPVNLKFLIEGEEEVGSKNLNTFLKDNRQMLAADVVLISDTSMIKKGVPSICCGLRGLAYFQIDLRGSGQDLHSGSFGGAVKNPIHALTEIINQLKDEKGRITIPGFYDDVVELAPDEEEALAKLPFDQEDFRKEIGAAKLYGEEGFSVLENLWARPALDVCGIWGGFTGEGSKTVIPAEAHAKVSMRLVSNQDPETVATMFEDYIRKITPPEVELSVQRMHGGLPFLADTSHPAFEASVRALKRGFDSDAVFIREGGSIPFVQTLNEVLNVPIVMVGFGLPDENAHAPNEWFDMENYEKGILSSIYLYDELSRI; from the coding sequence ATGAAAGAATCAGAGTTAGCTGTTCAAACAGTAGCCCGTTTTGCCGCAGAGAATCATGATGGATTCCTTGAGGAACTGAAGGATCTTATAAGGATCCCCAGCATCTCGAGTAGTACCGAACATAAGGGTGATGTCGAGCGTTGTGCACAGTTTACCAAGAAAATCATGTTGGAGATCGGACTTGAAAAAGCCGAGATTTGGGAGACAGATGGTCATCCGATTGTCTATGGCGAATGGTTGGGTGTTTCCGGAAAGCCAACCGTTCTCATATATGGTCATTACGATGTTCAGCCAGTCGACCCTCTCGATCTCTGGGAGACGCCGCCTTTTGAACCTTCTGTCAGGAACGGTAAGATGTACGGGCGCGGATCGGTCGATGATAAAGGTCAGGTTCACGTTCATTTGAAGGCTGTTGAGTCTTGGCTGAAGGAAGCAGGCGCACTGCCGGTCAATTTGAAGTTTCTGATAGAAGGAGAAGAGGAGGTCGGTAGTAAGAATCTGAACACCTTTTTGAAAGATAACCGGCAGATGCTGGCTGCTGATGTTGTGCTTATTTCTGACACCTCAATGATCAAGAAGGGGGTACCGTCTATCTGTTGCGGTCTGCGCGGCCTGGCCTATTTCCAGATTGACCTGCGCGGGTCCGGACAGGATCTCCATTCGGGATCGTTTGGCGGCGCTGTCAAGAATCCCATCCATGCGCTGACAGAGATAATCAATCAGCTGAAGGATGAAAAGGGTCGCATTACCATTCCGGGATTTTATGATGATGTGGTTGAGCTGGCACCCGACGAAGAAGAAGCACTGGCAAAGCTGCCGTTTGATCAAGAGGATTTTCGCAAGGAGATCGGCGCGGCTAAACTTTACGGCGAAGAAGGGTTTTCGGTGCTGGAGAATCTCTGGGCCCGCCCCGCCCTTGACGTGTGTGGAATCTGGGGCGGTTTCACAGGAGAAGGATCAAAGACAGTCATCCCGGCTGAGGCTCATGCAAAAGTCAGTATGCGGTTGGTTTCTAATCAGGATCCTGAGACTGTCGCTACCATGTTCGAAGATTATATCAGGAAAATTACACCGCCGGAAGTTGAACTGTCGGTGCAGCGGATGCACGGTGGATTGCCCTTCCTCGCCGATACCAGCCACCCTGCTTTCGAAGCTTCAGTGAGAGCACTGAAGAGAGGATTCGATAGTGACGCTGTGTTCATTCGCGAGGGCGGTTCTATCCCCTTTGTGCAGACTCTCAATGAAGTGCTGAATGTCCCTATTGTTATGGTAGGTTTTGGTCTGCCAGATGAAAATGCCCACGCACCCAACGAGTGGTTCGATATGGAGAACTATGAAAAGGGTATCCTCAGTAGCATATATCTGTATGATGAACTGTCACGAATCTGA
- a CDS encoding prolyl oligopeptidase family serine peptidase: MNWLITTVVLLFLVIVFRRRLRFIWRLFVIVGSTVPGPIKSLFNRVSRAVSMELSSYLDGDGNDQPLRIYHPATAGECAAFILYPGASPAGEEHEAVNELALALARGGFRVFLPRIPELKKVLIRQESINHIIRVYEAVSGRQDVDATRIAAVGMSFGGSLMVKACCDKRMIVKPAVVLSYGSFFDFEKTLEFVLTGNFSDGINDYHLEPHEWGRVGFFHNFIQYVDGDFDFNNVQSYLLTCAGAEEDKVLAAYSDLSRKDQRFVDKILKDSDLETQKLAQETLAKVRATIEPLSPRSFLDRIDFPLFLMHGANDTMVPFTETVMFDRALRERGKQVDTFISYLYAHSEVTEHSKGYIGFIREAWKIGVFMSRLLGKLV, from the coding sequence ATGAACTGGCTGATCACTACAGTTGTCCTTCTATTTCTGGTGATCGTCTTTCGCCGCCGCCTAAGGTTCATCTGGCGGCTTTTCGTGATTGTTGGCAGTACAGTACCTGGTCCTATCAAGTCGCTCTTCAACCGCGTCAGTCGGGCCGTTTCCATGGAGTTGAGTTCCTACCTTGACGGAGATGGCAACGACCAGCCGCTTCGTATCTACCATCCTGCCACCGCGGGTGAATGCGCGGCATTTATTCTTTACCCCGGGGCCTCCCCGGCCGGCGAAGAACATGAAGCCGTAAATGAACTCGCCCTGGCACTGGCGAGAGGCGGCTTCAGGGTGTTCCTACCGCGAATCCCCGAACTGAAGAAGGTGCTCATCCGCCAGGAGTCCATTAATCACATAATCAGAGTATATGAAGCTGTCAGCGGAAGACAAGATGTGGACGCGACACGGATTGCCGCCGTCGGTATGAGCTTTGGCGGCAGTCTGATGGTCAAGGCGTGCTGTGACAAAAGGATGATCGTAAAACCGGCCGTTGTGCTTTCCTACGGGAGTTTTTTCGATTTCGAAAAGACGTTAGAATTCGTTCTGACAGGAAACTTCAGCGACGGGATCAATGATTATCACCTGGAACCTCACGAGTGGGGTCGAGTCGGTTTTTTCCACAACTTCATTCAATATGTAGATGGAGACTTCGATTTCAATAATGTGCAATCGTATCTGCTCACATGTGCTGGGGCTGAAGAAGATAAAGTCTTGGCGGCATATAGCGATCTTTCACGGAAAGATCAGAGGTTCGTGGATAAGATTCTCAAAGATAGTGATTTGGAGACACAAAAGCTGGCGCAAGAAACCTTGGCTAAAGTCCGTGCGACTATCGAGCCGCTCTCGCCTAGATCGTTTTTGGATCGAATCGACTTTCCTCTCTTTCTTATGCACGGAGCCAACGATACCATGGTTCCTTTCACGGAAACTGTGATGTTCGATAGAGCTCTTCGAGAAAGAGGAAAGCAAGTCGACACTTTCATCAGTTATCTTTATGCCCATTCGGAGGTAACAGAACACAGTAAGGGCTACATAGGTTTTATAAGAGAGGCATGGAAGATTGGTGTTTTCATGAGCAGGTTACTGGGTAAGCTTGTGTGA